The Mauremys reevesii isolate NIE-2019 linkage group 1, ASM1616193v1, whole genome shotgun sequence genome has a segment encoding these proteins:
- the ARHGAP31 gene encoding rho GTPase-activating protein 31 isoform X2 → MKNKGAKPKPKRKGAAGAFGCDLTEHLESSGQDVPYVLRSCAEFIETHGIVDGIYRLSGVTSNIQKLRQEFGSDQCPDLTREVYLQDIHCVGSLCKLYFRELPNPLLTYELYKKFTEAISRCPEEEQLARIQNVIQELPPSHYRTLEYLIKHLTHLASFSNMTNMHTRNLALVWAPNLLRSKEIEAVGCNGDAAFLEVRVQQLVIEFILNHVDQIFSNNITTSSMEHDENMPIVKSLTLPSASLPMKLVSLEEAQARSLSASHPARKERRENSLPEIVSVTGSFFHTVVDLPDSKRKLSTKSKKWKSIFNLGRSGSDSKSKLSRNGSVFVRGQKLSEKATIRPAKSMDSLCSLPVEGEDETGRFKRTVAAGGFFIPVMKTRTGGTNSSGDLSKESEWDREGSPAGAEGGSELSGDKAGPRAPQARPLPEQLKVFRAMEDTESEQTSPKTCRMFYTSETASKSGFPSSLFPLEASPRHQRKVLNISEPFAVSVPLRVSAVISTNSTPCRVPAKDKPGLSSLEESSALGPGSAAPTVPEGGGQPRTEQATDREEKQPRAEAAPGSTTEELMAAKKPESSEASKPTTENQELLGSGSSTSGRQAPEQSPGLKQTPAPEGPRGLHSAGEIEQGQLATQENPSERGSRQQETPRVKAEEASFPRELAEDDAANALMEPLWPEIQQELKIIESEEELSFLPTDVPKRSPHQPTSPASPQTDSFCSGSVLAVTLADQETASGTPQATSQLPLFGASSKESSKEPGSLQGGKPEVVAQRDCSPNIPELDTVLSGTTSPKNHLVLDNVNSDLPAPHQDQKLYDEKQPIEGPLKEDVSDTKGLCPDQAKEKGNPGLLHSEKDGIAVGQDGVLTQREKPDREAAGDGLISSKRASGAGAQKPKEGGMANRAQDSFDHEEEDAWTDNVQGFELVEPWEDHQWVTSPLHSPTLKNLQEKAMQDFQSQSYGVERGLCARPRFSRSLSLDSKDMVLSVWAIQPPLTSAAEELPHGCTRSRTRDLLETLPTSPPRPNHVERAETCLSPQEDYLEPEGSSDALSSKAEPAAGRLLARHEEQHPASLSEPGEKVADGSKENPQDLTPELPFPYCNTQDGFLQAKKIDEDPSRPQDAAPTGAAVTKGLCSSSESQPSNNKGEDAPRKVRTRPSSLNLDSLLPAPNFFKFESLAVPTSPGNLLCVQKEGKSSDSVLLLPAACPARNKGDPWGSRFDLRELDLDYMAVAHAATGRRNSAPVSVSAVRTSFMVKMCQARAVPVIPPKIQYTQVPQPLQTQNADRDIPALLGRKETEAHSANRQTPQAAWGQLEPPKSPRVEKKAKEEKENSDPAQMDSTSSRHGSLNPLPDLSLSSRNSTQEAPVLRRKRTSEVETSGDNPQSSKMERPSGFSKPSYRSRPGRPQSLILFSPPFPIMDHPSSSADSRVLLSPIRSPSQNNSPNPICGDLSGNLQTTPEGVTLRNKMTIPKNGQRLETSTSCFYQPQRRSVILDGRSGRQIE, encoded by the exons TCCCTTACGTGCTGAGGAGCTGTGCCGAGTTCATTGAGACCCACGGCATTGTGGATGGAATCTACCGGCTCTCTGGAGTGACATCCAACATACAGAAGCTGAG GCAGGAGTTTGGCTCTGATCAATGTCCAGACCTGACAAGGGAAGTTTACCTTCAGGACATTCACTGTGTGGGGTCACTCTGCAAGCTGTACTTCAGGGAGCTGCCAAACCCCCTCCTCACTTATGAGCTCTACAAGAAATTTACG GAGGCAATATCTCGCTGCCCGGAGGAGGAGCAATTGGCCCGTATTCAAAATGTCATCCAGGAACTTCCACCATCACATTACAG GACTTTGGAATACCTGATCAAGCATCTGACTCACCTGGCCTCCTTCAGCAACATGACCAACATGCACACCAGGAACCTGGCCCTAGTGTGGGCACCTAATCTCCTCAG GTCGAAGGAGATCGAGGCTGTCGGCTGCAATGGGGATGCAGCTTTCCTGGAGGTGCGAGTCCAGCAGTTGGTGATTGAGTTTATCTTGAATCACGTGGATCAGATCTTCAGCAACAACATAACAACCAGCTCCATGGAGCATGATG agAATATGCCCATTGTGAAGAGTCTGACCCTGCCCTCTGCCTCCCTGCCTATGAAACTGGTGAGCCTGGAAGAAGCTCAGGCACGGAGTCTGTCAGCCTCCCATCCTGCCCggaaagagaggagagagaacagCTTGCCTGAAATTGTCTCAGTCACTGGATCCTTCTTCCACACTGTCGTCGACCTACCCGACAGCAA GAGAAAATTGTCCACCAAATCCAAGAAATGGAAGTCAATATTTAACCTGGGCCGGTCTGGATCAGATTCAAAATCAAAATTGAGTCGAAATGGGAGTGTGTTTGTGAGAGGGCAGAAACTTTCTG aaaaagCAACTATTCGACCAGCTAAAAGCATGGACTCTCTGTGCTCCCTGCCTGTAGAAG gggaGGATGAGACTGGCCGGTTCAAACGCACAGTCGCTGCTGGAGGGTTTTTCATCCCAGTGATGAAAACGCGGACAGGAGGCACAAACAGCTCGGGTGACCTCAGCAAGGAGAGTGAGTGGGACCGTGAGGGGTCCCCAGCGGGGGCCGAGGGCGGCTCAGAGCTCAGCGGGGATAAAGCTGGCCCCAGGGCCCCCCAGGCGAGGCCGCTCCCCGAGCAGTTGAAGGTGTTCCGGGCCATGGAGGACACTGAAAGTGAGCAGACCTCCCCAAAGACGTGTCGCATGTTCTACACCTCCGAGACAGCCTCCAAATCAGGCTTCCCCAGCAGCCTCTTCCCTCTGGAAGCTTCCCCCCGGCACCAGCGGAAAGTCCTGAATATCTCGGAGCCCTTCGCCGTTTCTGTGCCCCTTCGGGTGTCCGCCGTCATCAGCACCAACAGCACCCCATGCCGTGTGCCTGCCAAGGACAAGCCTGGCCTCTCCAGCCTGGAGGAATCGTCCGCTCTGGGGCCGGGCAGTGCTGCTCCCACAGTGCCGGAAGGGGGTGGCCAGCCCAGGACTGAGCAGGCCACAGACAGGgaggagaagcagcccagggctgaggctgcACCAG GTTCTACCACCGAGGAACTGATGGCAGCCAAGAAGCCTGAGTCCTCTGAAGCCTCAAAGCCAACAACAGAAAACCAGGAGCTGTtaggcagtggcagcagcaccAGTGGCAGGCAAGccccagagcagagccctggctTGAAACAGACACCAGCACCAGAGGGCCCAAGAGGCCTGCACTCGGCAGGTGAGATCGAACAAGGCCAGCTTGCGACACAGGAAAACCCATCTGAGAGAGGCAGCCGGCAGCAGGAGACACCAAGGGTTAAAGCCGAGGAGGCCTCGTTCCCGAGAGAGCTG GCTGAAGATGATGCTGCCAATGCCCTGATGGAACCGCTGTGGCCGGAGATTCAACAGGAACTCAAAATTATTGAATCTGAAGAGGAGCTCTCATTCTTGCCTACAGATGTCCCCAAGAGAAGCCCACACCAGCCTACGTCCCCTGCTTCACCACAAACAGACAGCTTCTGTTCTGGTTCTGTGCTTGCCGTGACACTGGCTGACCAGGAAACTGCATCTGGAACCCCACAGGCCACATCTCAGTTGCCTTTATTTGGTGCCTCCTCCAAAGAAAGTTCAAAGGAGCCTGGCAGCCTCCAGGGTGGTAAACCTGAAGTGGTAGCACAGCGTGACTGCTCTCCTAACATACCCGAACTGGATACTGTCCTGTCTGGGACAACTTCTCCAAAGAACCATCTAGTGCTGGACAACGTCAACAGTGATCTTCCAGCTCCCCACCAAGACCAGAAGCTTTATGATGAGAAGCAGCCCATTGAGGGTCCTTTAAAAGAAGATGTCTCAGATACCAAAGGGTTGTGTCCAGACCAAGCCAAGGAGAAGGGCAACCCTGGCCTGCTGCATAGCGAAAAGGATGGCATTGCTGTAGGCCAGGATGGAGTCCTAACCCAGAGGGAGAAGCCCGATAGAGAGGCTGCAGGAGATGGCCTGATCTCATCAAAGAGGGCAAGTGGAGCTGGAGCCCAGAAGCCCAAAGAGGGCGGCATGGCTAACAGAGCCCAGGACTCTTTCGACCATGAAGAGGAGGATGCATGGACAGACAATGTCCAGGGCTTTGAGCTGGTAGAGCCATGGGAGGATCACCAGTGGGTCACCAGCCCGCTCCATTCCCCCACCCTCAAGAACCTCCAGGAAAAGGCAATGCAGGATTTCCAGTCACAGAGCTATGGAGTGGAGAGGGGCCTTTGTGCTCGGCCACGGTTCAGTCGCAGTCTTTCTCTGGATAGCAAAGACATGGTGCTGAGTGTGTGGGCTATCCAGCCACCTCTCACAAGTGCGGCTGAAGAGCTCCCACATGGCTGCACTAGATCGAGGACCAGGGACCTGTTAGAAACACTGCCAACCTCACCCCCCAGGCCGAACCACGTTGAGCGAGCTGAGACCTGTCTGAGTCCTCAAGAGGACTATTTAGAGCCTGAGGGATCAAGTGATGCCCTGAGCAGCAAggcagagcctgcagcagggagGCTGCTAGCCAGGCATGAGGAACAGCACCCTGCCTCTCTTTCAGAGCCAGGGGAGAAGGTAGCGGATGGCAGCAAAGAAAACCCTCAGGACTTAACACCTGAGTTGCCTTTTCCATACTGTAATACCCAAGATGGTTTCTTGCAGGCAAAGAAAATAGATGAAGATCCATCCAGGCCTCAGGATGCTGCCCCCACTGGAGCGGCTGTCACCAAAGGGCTGTGTTCCTCCAGCGAGTCACAGCCAAGTAACAACAAAGGTGAAGACGCACCCCGTAAAGTGAGAACCAGGCCATCATCTCTCAACCTGGAttcactcctccctgcccctaatTTCTTCAAGTTTGAGAGCCTGGCGGTGCCCACTTCACCTGGAAATCTCTTATGTGTGCAGAAGGAAGGGAAGAGCAGCGATTCTGTCCTGTTactgcctgctgcctgccctgccagGAACAAAGGCGACCCCTGGGGATCTCGCTTTGATCTCCGAGAGCTAGACCTGGATTACATGGCAGTGGCCCACGCTGCCACCGGCCGTCGTAACTCTGCCCCTGTGAGTGTGTCGGCGGTGAGGACCTCCTTCATGGTTAAGATGTGCCAGGCCAGAGCTGTGCCAGTGATACCGCCCAAGATCCAGTACACACAGGTCCCACAGCCGCTACAGACTCAGAACGCCGACCGTGACATCCCTGCATtgctggggaggaaggaaacAGAAGCCCACTCAGCCAACAGGCAGACCCCCCAAGCAGCTTGGGGACAGCTGGAGCCCCCAAAGAGCCCTCGGGTAGAGAAGAAAgccaaagaggagaaagaaaacagtGACCCAGCTCAAATGGATTCAACTTCTTCTAGGCATGGCAGCCTCAACCCTCTGCCAGATCTCTCCCTCTCCAGTCGTAATTCCACACAGGAGGCACCCGTGCTGCGCCGAAAGCGCACTTCAGAGGTGGAGACCTCAGGAGACAACCCACAATCCTCAAAAATGGAGAGGCCATCGGGGTTTTCCAAGCCTTCCTACAGATCCAGACCAGGAAGGCCCCAGAGCCTTATCCTCTTCAGCCCACCCTTCCCCATCATGGACCATCCGTCTTCCTCAGCAGACTCCAGGGTGTTGTTATCACCCATAAGAAGCCCCTCTCAGAACAACTCTCCAAATCCTATTTGTGGCGATCTGTCTGGGAACCTGCAGACAACGCCTGAGGGGGTCACTCTGCGGAACAAAATGACCATCCCCAAAAATGGGCAGAGACTGGAGACCTCCACCAGCTGCTTTTACCAGCCCCAGAGGAGGTCAGTGATTCTCGATGGGAGAAGCGGGAGGCAGATAGAATAA
- the ARHGAP31 gene encoding rho GTPase-activating protein 31 isoform X1, with translation MKNKGAKPKPKRKGAAGAFGCDLTEHLESSGQDVPYVLRSCAEFIETHGIVDGIYRLSGVTSNIQKLRQEFGSDQCPDLTREVYLQDIHCVGSLCKLYFRELPNPLLTYELYKKFTEAISRCPEEEQLARIQNVIQELPPSHYRTLEYLIKHLTHLASFSNMTNMHTRNLALVWAPNLLRSKEIEAVGCNGDAAFLEVRVQQLVIEFILNHVDQIFSNNITTSSMEHDENMPIVKSLTLPSASLPMKLVSLEEAQARSLSASHPARKERRENSLPEIVSVTGSFFHTVVDLPDSKRKLSTKSKKWKSIFNLGRSGSDSKSKLSRNGSVFVRGQKLSEKATIRPAKSMDSLCSLPVEGEDETGRFKRTVAAGGFFIPVMKTRTGGTNSSGDLSKESEWDREGSPAGAEGGSELSGDKAGPRAPQARPLPEQLKVFRAMEDTESEQTSPKTCRMFYTSETASKSGFPSSLFPLEASPRHQRKVLNISEPFAVSVPLRVSAVISTNSTPCRVPAKDKPGLSSLEESSALGPGSAAPTVPEGGGQPRTEQATDREEKQPRAEAAPGKTSRGSTTEELMAAKKPESSEASKPTTENQELLGSGSSTSGRQAPEQSPGLKQTPAPEGPRGLHSAGEIEQGQLATQENPSERGSRQQETPRVKAEEASFPRELAEDDAANALMEPLWPEIQQELKIIESEEELSFLPTDVPKRSPHQPTSPASPQTDSFCSGSVLAVTLADQETASGTPQATSQLPLFGASSKESSKEPGSLQGGKPEVVAQRDCSPNIPELDTVLSGTTSPKNHLVLDNVNSDLPAPHQDQKLYDEKQPIEGPLKEDVSDTKGLCPDQAKEKGNPGLLHSEKDGIAVGQDGVLTQREKPDREAAGDGLISSKRASGAGAQKPKEGGMANRAQDSFDHEEEDAWTDNVQGFELVEPWEDHQWVTSPLHSPTLKNLQEKAMQDFQSQSYGVERGLCARPRFSRSLSLDSKDMVLSVWAIQPPLTSAAEELPHGCTRSRTRDLLETLPTSPPRPNHVERAETCLSPQEDYLEPEGSSDALSSKAEPAAGRLLARHEEQHPASLSEPGEKVADGSKENPQDLTPELPFPYCNTQDGFLQAKKIDEDPSRPQDAAPTGAAVTKGLCSSSESQPSNNKGEDAPRKVRTRPSSLNLDSLLPAPNFFKFESLAVPTSPGNLLCVQKEGKSSDSVLLLPAACPARNKGDPWGSRFDLRELDLDYMAVAHAATGRRNSAPVSVSAVRTSFMVKMCQARAVPVIPPKIQYTQVPQPLQTQNADRDIPALLGRKETEAHSANRQTPQAAWGQLEPPKSPRVEKKAKEEKENSDPAQMDSTSSRHGSLNPLPDLSLSSRNSTQEAPVLRRKRTSEVETSGDNPQSSKMERPSGFSKPSYRSRPGRPQSLILFSPPFPIMDHPSSSADSRVLLSPIRSPSQNNSPNPICGDLSGNLQTTPEGVTLRNKMTIPKNGQRLETSTSCFYQPQRRSVILDGRSGRQIE, from the exons TCCCTTACGTGCTGAGGAGCTGTGCCGAGTTCATTGAGACCCACGGCATTGTGGATGGAATCTACCGGCTCTCTGGAGTGACATCCAACATACAGAAGCTGAG GCAGGAGTTTGGCTCTGATCAATGTCCAGACCTGACAAGGGAAGTTTACCTTCAGGACATTCACTGTGTGGGGTCACTCTGCAAGCTGTACTTCAGGGAGCTGCCAAACCCCCTCCTCACTTATGAGCTCTACAAGAAATTTACG GAGGCAATATCTCGCTGCCCGGAGGAGGAGCAATTGGCCCGTATTCAAAATGTCATCCAGGAACTTCCACCATCACATTACAG GACTTTGGAATACCTGATCAAGCATCTGACTCACCTGGCCTCCTTCAGCAACATGACCAACATGCACACCAGGAACCTGGCCCTAGTGTGGGCACCTAATCTCCTCAG GTCGAAGGAGATCGAGGCTGTCGGCTGCAATGGGGATGCAGCTTTCCTGGAGGTGCGAGTCCAGCAGTTGGTGATTGAGTTTATCTTGAATCACGTGGATCAGATCTTCAGCAACAACATAACAACCAGCTCCATGGAGCATGATG agAATATGCCCATTGTGAAGAGTCTGACCCTGCCCTCTGCCTCCCTGCCTATGAAACTGGTGAGCCTGGAAGAAGCTCAGGCACGGAGTCTGTCAGCCTCCCATCCTGCCCggaaagagaggagagagaacagCTTGCCTGAAATTGTCTCAGTCACTGGATCCTTCTTCCACACTGTCGTCGACCTACCCGACAGCAA GAGAAAATTGTCCACCAAATCCAAGAAATGGAAGTCAATATTTAACCTGGGCCGGTCTGGATCAGATTCAAAATCAAAATTGAGTCGAAATGGGAGTGTGTTTGTGAGAGGGCAGAAACTTTCTG aaaaagCAACTATTCGACCAGCTAAAAGCATGGACTCTCTGTGCTCCCTGCCTGTAGAAG gggaGGATGAGACTGGCCGGTTCAAACGCACAGTCGCTGCTGGAGGGTTTTTCATCCCAGTGATGAAAACGCGGACAGGAGGCACAAACAGCTCGGGTGACCTCAGCAAGGAGAGTGAGTGGGACCGTGAGGGGTCCCCAGCGGGGGCCGAGGGCGGCTCAGAGCTCAGCGGGGATAAAGCTGGCCCCAGGGCCCCCCAGGCGAGGCCGCTCCCCGAGCAGTTGAAGGTGTTCCGGGCCATGGAGGACACTGAAAGTGAGCAGACCTCCCCAAAGACGTGTCGCATGTTCTACACCTCCGAGACAGCCTCCAAATCAGGCTTCCCCAGCAGCCTCTTCCCTCTGGAAGCTTCCCCCCGGCACCAGCGGAAAGTCCTGAATATCTCGGAGCCCTTCGCCGTTTCTGTGCCCCTTCGGGTGTCCGCCGTCATCAGCACCAACAGCACCCCATGCCGTGTGCCTGCCAAGGACAAGCCTGGCCTCTCCAGCCTGGAGGAATCGTCCGCTCTGGGGCCGGGCAGTGCTGCTCCCACAGTGCCGGAAGGGGGTGGCCAGCCCAGGACTGAGCAGGCCACAGACAGGgaggagaagcagcccagggctgaggctgcACCAGGTAAAACTAGTAGAG GTTCTACCACCGAGGAACTGATGGCAGCCAAGAAGCCTGAGTCCTCTGAAGCCTCAAAGCCAACAACAGAAAACCAGGAGCTGTtaggcagtggcagcagcaccAGTGGCAGGCAAGccccagagcagagccctggctTGAAACAGACACCAGCACCAGAGGGCCCAAGAGGCCTGCACTCGGCAGGTGAGATCGAACAAGGCCAGCTTGCGACACAGGAAAACCCATCTGAGAGAGGCAGCCGGCAGCAGGAGACACCAAGGGTTAAAGCCGAGGAGGCCTCGTTCCCGAGAGAGCTG GCTGAAGATGATGCTGCCAATGCCCTGATGGAACCGCTGTGGCCGGAGATTCAACAGGAACTCAAAATTATTGAATCTGAAGAGGAGCTCTCATTCTTGCCTACAGATGTCCCCAAGAGAAGCCCACACCAGCCTACGTCCCCTGCTTCACCACAAACAGACAGCTTCTGTTCTGGTTCTGTGCTTGCCGTGACACTGGCTGACCAGGAAACTGCATCTGGAACCCCACAGGCCACATCTCAGTTGCCTTTATTTGGTGCCTCCTCCAAAGAAAGTTCAAAGGAGCCTGGCAGCCTCCAGGGTGGTAAACCTGAAGTGGTAGCACAGCGTGACTGCTCTCCTAACATACCCGAACTGGATACTGTCCTGTCTGGGACAACTTCTCCAAAGAACCATCTAGTGCTGGACAACGTCAACAGTGATCTTCCAGCTCCCCACCAAGACCAGAAGCTTTATGATGAGAAGCAGCCCATTGAGGGTCCTTTAAAAGAAGATGTCTCAGATACCAAAGGGTTGTGTCCAGACCAAGCCAAGGAGAAGGGCAACCCTGGCCTGCTGCATAGCGAAAAGGATGGCATTGCTGTAGGCCAGGATGGAGTCCTAACCCAGAGGGAGAAGCCCGATAGAGAGGCTGCAGGAGATGGCCTGATCTCATCAAAGAGGGCAAGTGGAGCTGGAGCCCAGAAGCCCAAAGAGGGCGGCATGGCTAACAGAGCCCAGGACTCTTTCGACCATGAAGAGGAGGATGCATGGACAGACAATGTCCAGGGCTTTGAGCTGGTAGAGCCATGGGAGGATCACCAGTGGGTCACCAGCCCGCTCCATTCCCCCACCCTCAAGAACCTCCAGGAAAAGGCAATGCAGGATTTCCAGTCACAGAGCTATGGAGTGGAGAGGGGCCTTTGTGCTCGGCCACGGTTCAGTCGCAGTCTTTCTCTGGATAGCAAAGACATGGTGCTGAGTGTGTGGGCTATCCAGCCACCTCTCACAAGTGCGGCTGAAGAGCTCCCACATGGCTGCACTAGATCGAGGACCAGGGACCTGTTAGAAACACTGCCAACCTCACCCCCCAGGCCGAACCACGTTGAGCGAGCTGAGACCTGTCTGAGTCCTCAAGAGGACTATTTAGAGCCTGAGGGATCAAGTGATGCCCTGAGCAGCAAggcagagcctgcagcagggagGCTGCTAGCCAGGCATGAGGAACAGCACCCTGCCTCTCTTTCAGAGCCAGGGGAGAAGGTAGCGGATGGCAGCAAAGAAAACCCTCAGGACTTAACACCTGAGTTGCCTTTTCCATACTGTAATACCCAAGATGGTTTCTTGCAGGCAAAGAAAATAGATGAAGATCCATCCAGGCCTCAGGATGCTGCCCCCACTGGAGCGGCTGTCACCAAAGGGCTGTGTTCCTCCAGCGAGTCACAGCCAAGTAACAACAAAGGTGAAGACGCACCCCGTAAAGTGAGAACCAGGCCATCATCTCTCAACCTGGAttcactcctccctgcccctaatTTCTTCAAGTTTGAGAGCCTGGCGGTGCCCACTTCACCTGGAAATCTCTTATGTGTGCAGAAGGAAGGGAAGAGCAGCGATTCTGTCCTGTTactgcctgctgcctgccctgccagGAACAAAGGCGACCCCTGGGGATCTCGCTTTGATCTCCGAGAGCTAGACCTGGATTACATGGCAGTGGCCCACGCTGCCACCGGCCGTCGTAACTCTGCCCCTGTGAGTGTGTCGGCGGTGAGGACCTCCTTCATGGTTAAGATGTGCCAGGCCAGAGCTGTGCCAGTGATACCGCCCAAGATCCAGTACACACAGGTCCCACAGCCGCTACAGACTCAGAACGCCGACCGTGACATCCCTGCATtgctggggaggaaggaaacAGAAGCCCACTCAGCCAACAGGCAGACCCCCCAAGCAGCTTGGGGACAGCTGGAGCCCCCAAAGAGCCCTCGGGTAGAGAAGAAAgccaaagaggagaaagaaaacagtGACCCAGCTCAAATGGATTCAACTTCTTCTAGGCATGGCAGCCTCAACCCTCTGCCAGATCTCTCCCTCTCCAGTCGTAATTCCACACAGGAGGCACCCGTGCTGCGCCGAAAGCGCACTTCAGAGGTGGAGACCTCAGGAGACAACCCACAATCCTCAAAAATGGAGAGGCCATCGGGGTTTTCCAAGCCTTCCTACAGATCCAGACCAGGAAGGCCCCAGAGCCTTATCCTCTTCAGCCCACCCTTCCCCATCATGGACCATCCGTCTTCCTCAGCAGACTCCAGGGTGTTGTTATCACCCATAAGAAGCCCCTCTCAGAACAACTCTCCAAATCCTATTTGTGGCGATCTGTCTGGGAACCTGCAGACAACGCCTGAGGGGGTCACTCTGCGGAACAAAATGACCATCCCCAAAAATGGGCAGAGACTGGAGACCTCCACCAGCTGCTTTTACCAGCCCCAGAGGAGGTCAGTGATTCTCGATGGGAGAAGCGGGAGGCAGATAGAATAA